One genomic window of Phoenix dactylifera cultivar Barhee BC4 chromosome 6, palm_55x_up_171113_PBpolish2nd_filt_p, whole genome shotgun sequence includes the following:
- the LOC103718767 gene encoding pentatricopeptide repeat-containing protein At3g16610-like, whose amino-acid sequence MMSSILTNSQSLPLPSQKAQTKHQKAWNSILKYHLKLKNDRGILATFAEMVASGVAPDRLTLPFVLKACARLHDVKLGQRIYSDISGTNLIDDVRIRTALIDFYCKCGLVDDAFELFEEMTQGDLASWNAMISGTVKNFQYKDSILLFSRMRRAGFDPNSVTLVSLLSACSKLSDLRLGKEIHSYCLRRGFLESDPHIGTSLIGFYSGFDIRWSRSVFDTMVLRNTVSWNAIIYGYFQVGGVDEALEFFVQMLVDNVSPDSVTFLAALQCCAEFGCLELGKQIHQFVVKYGFLSNKFVANALIDMYGKSANSELSSLVFEKMLIKDLAAWNAMISAYKNCMLYDKAFNLFKKLQLEDIEENSITIATMLSICAQSGELEKGKQLHAYALKTGKKGDVTIESALLSMYAELDCMVSSLQIFHGMDKLDVVFWNILFAGLIRNQLTSQAWSLFRQMQQIGTKPNSFTMVSLLAGCKDKLSLNIGRSIHGYVTRHGLGGNSSLCTALTNVYMDCGYESAALHIFWSSSDRDVVSWNAMIACYIRNGKPNEALLLFYLMHSEVKPNSATLINVLPSCTHMANPPQGRCLHAYIVRRELGLALDSPLGNALLTMYARCGSISNAEKVFKNLPGRDIVSWNAMIAAYGIHGCGEDAVHTFYQMLDAGERPTSVTFISVLSACSHSGLVEKGWEVFHSMTRDFNITPKVVHYSCMVDLLGRAGSLDKASDLIHSMPMEPDPSVWRALLSACQVFSNIELAKIIAGKLFELEPWNIANYILLSNIYAAAGNWEDVKALRALIKEKGFRKTPGNSWTATRNQVNSFTAGDKLHPQLSVSYTRLKWLLDGLNKDDIFLNQVWSCMMWRMRKEG is encoded by the coding sequence ATGATGTCTTCCATCTTAACCAACTCCCAGAGCCTTCCACTCCCCTCCCAAAAAGCTCAGACCAAACACCAGAAGGCTTGGAATTCCATCCTCAAGTACCATCTCAAGCTCAAGAATGACCGAGGAATCCTCGCAACATTCGCTGAAATGGTAGCTTCGGGCGTTGCACCCGATCGACTCACGCTGCCGTTTGTTCTTAAAGCGTGCGCCAGGCTACACGACGTCAAACTTGGCCAGAGGATTTATTCTGATATCAGTGGCACCAACTTGATCGACGATGTCCGGATCAGGACAGCACTCATTGATTTTTACTGCAAATGTGGGCTAGTGGATGATGCGTTTGAACTGTTTGAAGAAATGACCCAAGGAGACTTGGCATCTTGGAATGCCATGATTTCTGGGACTGTTAAAAATTTTCAGTATAAAGATTCTATTTTGCTGTTTTCTAGAATGAGAAGAGCTGGTTTTGATCCCAATTCGGTGACTCTGGTTAGTCTCCTTTCTGCTTGTTCCAAGTTGTCCGACTTAAGACTTGGGAAAGAGATACACAGCTATTGTTTGAGAAGAGGGTTTCTCGAATCAGATCCGCATATAGGGACTTCATTGATTGGATTCTATTCAGGGTTTGACATAAGGTGGTCACGCTCTGTGTTTGATACGATGGTGTTAAGGAATACAGTAAGTTGGAATGCAATCATATATGGGTATTTTCAGGTGGGAGGTGTTGATGAAGCTTTGGAATTTTTTGTCCAGATGCTAGTAGACAATGTGTCTCCAGACTCTGTGACATTTCTGGCTGCTTTGCAATGTTGCGCTGAATTTGGATGTTTAGAGCTGGGAAAGCAAATTCACCAGTTTGTTGTCAAGTATGGATTTTTATCCAATAAATTTGTAGCAAATGCATTGATTGATATGTATGGTAAAAGTGCAAATTCAGAATTATCAAGTTTGGTTTTTGAAAAGATGCTCATAAAAGATCTGGCGGCATGGAATGCTATGATCTCTGCATATAAAAATTGCATGCTATATGACAAAGCATTCAATTTGTTTAAAAAATTGCAATTGGAGGACATAGAAGAAAATTCAATCACCATTGCTACAATGCTATCTATATGTGCCCAGTCTGGTGAGTTAGAGAAAGGTAAACAACTGCATGCCTATGCCCTGAAAACTGGAAAGAAGGGTGACGTCACCATTGAAAGTGCATTATTAAGCATGTATGCAGAGTTAGATTGTATGGTATCTTCTCTTCAGATTTTTCATGGGATGGACAAGTTAGATGTGGTTTTTTGGAACATATTGTTTGCAGGATTGATTCGTAACCAATTGACGAGCCAGGCTTGGAGTCTCTTCAGACAGATGCAGCAAATAGGAACTAAACCCAACTCATTTACTATGGTCTCTCTTCTTGCAGGATGCAAAGACAAATTATCTTTGAATATTGGCAGATCAATCCATGGTTATGTAACACGACATGGCCTTGGTGGCAATTCATCATTGTGCACTGCACTGACCAATGTGTATATGGACTGTGGATATGAATCAGCTGCACTCCATATATTTTGGAGTTCCTCTGATAGAGATGTAGTCTCTTGGAATGCTATGATTGCCTGCTACATCCGGAATGGAAAACCAAATGAAGCTCTTTTACTCTTCTACCTTATGCACTCGGAGGTGAAACCCAACTCAGCCACACTGATCAATGTTCTTCCATCATGTACACATATGGCAAATCCACCACAAGGTAGATGCTTGCATGCTTACATTGTCAGAAGGGAACTTGGTTTGGCTTTAGACAGTCCTTTGGGGAATGCTCTTCTAACTATGTATGCAAGATGCGGGAGTATAAGCAATGCTGAGAAGGTATTCAAAAACCTACCAGGAAGAGATATTGTATCTTGGAATGCTATGATTGCTGCATATGGAATTCATGGCTGCGGTGAAGATGCAGTTCATACATTTTACCAAATGCTAGATGCTGGTGAGAGACCAACGAGTGTGACATTTATTTCTGTTTTATCTGCTTGCAGCCACTCTGGTCTGGTTGAGAAAGGATGGGAAGTTTTTCATTCCATGACCAGGGACTTCAATATAACACCCAAGGTTGTTCATTACTCATGCATGGTAGATCTACTTGGCCGTGCAGGCAGCCTGGATAAAGCTAGCGATCTGATTCACTCAATGCCTATGGAGCCAGATCCTAGTGTATGGAGAGCTCTTCTGAGTGCTTGCCAAGTGTTTTCTAACATTGAACTGGCAAAAATAATTGCTGGAAAACTATTTGAACTAGAACCCTGGAACATTGCAAACTACATTCTTCTTTCCAATATTTATGCTGCAGCTGGGAATTGGGAAGATGTCAAAGCATTGAGAGCACTGATCAAGGAGAAGGGTTTCAGAAAGACTCCAGGAAACAGTTGGACAGCTACTAGAAACCAAGTTAACTCTTTTACTGCAGGGGACAAATTACACCCTCAGCTCAGTGTTAGCTACACAAGACTGAAATGGCTGTTAGATGGGCTAAACAAAGATGATATTTTCCTGAATCAAGTTTGGTCTTGCATGATGTGGAGGATGAGGAAAGAAGGTTGA
- the LOC103717785 gene encoding armadillo repeat-containing protein 8 isoform X2 → MPASATANRPEELVERLGVGGAAAEGEALLKALREVKNQIIGNKTKKLLYLHLGAVPRIVSVLASAEGGGDAALIVQAAAAIGSFACGVEDGVRAVLDADAVPQLTRILSYPDEKVVDAGARSLRMIFQSKLTPKYDVLQEKNMKFLLSLLYRENENVTELAASIIAHSCERHEEQKALCDAGVLQRLVKLLGGPLNQRDACLESIEAIVRNNSEVAQKFACIDNGKALSSLIELIQDRYPRTRLLACICLIAIRHASPCYVQEMQIKTKLILILIELLEEPGKAGDEAPFALTNLIMDEEELHKQAISINAVEKLCNFFYKGPIEARRLQGILLALAELCSKLEKCRSQLISLQVLNFIVDALKHDCTDVRTAACSCIRNISRSLKNLSAGHLSSETVVVPLVQLLHDESSSVQVAALGAICNVAVNFATRKSVFIQCGGVSQLVQLAKSMDSTLRLKSVWALRNLMFLADRKDKECVLMELTVSNLASLICDSEHPIQEQALTLVSNLIDGCGDTFEHAFAEDSAIINALTRILHSASSPGVCMQGMFLLANIAAGNEFHKEVVLNCLVPPQPNGNNPSFIIKFLQSKENLLRVASVWCIVNLTYRDGLCSSTRVARLRDAGIISQIKTMVNDPCLDCKLRVRMALEQCMDFENSEHVH, encoded by the exons ATGCCAGCGTCGGCGACGGCAAACCGGCCGGAGGAGCTGGTGGAGCGCCTCGGCGTGGGCGGCGCCGCCGCGGAGGGGGAGGCCCTGCTGAAGGCGCTGAGGGAGGTGAAGAACCAGATCATCGGAAACAAGACCAAGAAGCTCCTCTACCTCCACCTCGGCGCCGTCCCCAGGATCGTCTCCGTCCTTGCTTCCGCCGAGGGCGGCGGCGATGCCGCACTAATTGTCCAGGCGGCCGCCGCGATAGGCAGCTTTGCGTGTGGAGTGGAGGATGGAGTTCGGGCGGTTCTTGACGCCGATGCCGTTCCCCAACTCACCCGTATATTGTCCTACCCTGATGAGAAG GTTGTGGATGCAGGAGCACGGTCACTTAGAATGATATTCCAGTCAAAGTTGACACCAAAATATGATGTACTTCAAGAGAAAAACATGAAATTTCTTCTATCACTTTTATACAGAGAGAATGAAAATGTGACTGAACTTGCAGCAAGTATTATAGCACACTCTTGTGAAAGACATGAAGAGCAGAAGGCACTCTGCGATGCTGGTGTTTTGCAGAGGCTTGTTAAATTACTTGGGGGACCTCTAAATCAAAGGGATGCTTGTTTAGAATCTATAGAAGCAATTGTCAGGAATAACTCTGAAGTTGCTCAAAAATTTGCATGTATCGACAACGGGAAAGCTTTGAGTTCTTTGATTGAGTTAATACAGGACAGGTATCCTAGGACAAGATTGCTTGCCTGTATATGCTTGATTGCTATCAGGCATGCTTCTCCTTGTTAtgtgcaagagatgcaaatcaAAACTAAACTAATACTAATATTAATCGAGCTCCTTGAAGAACCTGGTAAAGCAGGGGATGAGGCTCCATTTGCATTGACAAATCTAATAATGGATGAGGAGGAGTTACATAAGCAGGCCATTTCTATTAATGCAGTTGAGAAGCTCTGCAATTTCTTTTATAAGGGTCCAATAGAGGCTAGGCGTCTCCAGGGAATATTGCTTGCACTAGCTGAGCTTTGCTCAAAATtggaaaagtgtagatctcaGCTTATATCTCTGCAG GTGTTAAACTTTATTGTCGATGCACTAAAGCATGATTGCACTGATGTTCGTACTGCAGCATGCAGCTGTATAAGGAACATTTCACGATCACTGAAG AATCTGAGTGCAGGCCATCTTTCCAGTGAAACTGTTGTTGTTCCTTTGGTCCAGCTTTTGCACGACGAATCTAGTTCTGTACAG GTTGCTGCGCTTGGTGCTATCTGCAATGTGGCTGTCAACTTTGCAACTCGAAAGTCTGTTTTTATTCAATGTGGAGGTGTTTCACAGCTTGTTCAACTAGCCAAGTCCATGGATTCAACACTCAGACTGAAATCTGTATGGGCTCTGAGGAACCTGATGTTCCTTGCAGACAGAAAAGATAAAGAATGTGTTCTTATGGAGCTAACAGTATCCAATCTGGCTAGCCTAATATGTG ATTCTGAACATCCTATTCAAGAGCAGGCCTTGACGCTGGTTAGCAATCTCATTGATGGATGTGGAGACACTTTTGAGCATGCTTTTGCAGAAGATAGTGCCATTATAAATGCTCTCACTAGAATATTACATAGTGCTTCCTCTCCAGGAGTATGCATGCAG GGAATGTTTTTGCTTGCTAATATTGCGGCTGGGAATGAGTTTCATAAGGAGGTGGTGTTGAATTGTCTTGTTCCACCGCAACCAAATGGGAACAACCCCTCGTTCATTATTAAGTTTTTGCAGAGCAAGGAAAATTTACTAAGAGTGGCTTCTGTGTGGTGCATAGTTAACCTAACCTATCGAGATGGTTTATGCTCATCTACTAGGGTTGCAAGACTCCGAGATGCTGGGATAATATCTCAAATAAAAACTATGGTCAATGATCCCTGCTTGGATTGCAAG CTTCGAGTCAGAATGGCTCTTGAGCAGTGTATGGATTTTGAGAACAGTGAGCACGTCCATTAA
- the LOC103717785 gene encoding armadillo repeat-containing protein 8 isoform X1, producing the protein MPASATANRPEELVERLGVGGAAAEGEALLKALREVKNQIIGNKTKKLLYLHLGAVPRIVSVLASAEGGGDAALIVQAAAAIGSFACGVEDGVRAVLDADAVPQLTRILSYPDEKVVDAGARSLRMIFQSKLTPKYDVLQEKNMKFLLSLLYRENENVTELAASIIAHSCERHEEQKALCDAGVLQRLVKLLGGPLNQRDACLESIEAIVRNNSEVAQKFACIDNGKALSSLIELIQDRYPRTRLLACICLIAIRHASPCYVQEMQIKTKLILILIELLEEPGKAGDEAPFALTNLIMDEEELHKQAISINAVEKLCNFFYKGPIEARRLQGILLALAELCSKLEKCRSQLISLQVLNFIVDALKHDCTDVRTAACSCIRNISRSLKNLSAGHLSSETVVVPLVQLLHDESSSVQVAALGAICNVAVNFATRKSVFIQCGGVSQLVQLAKSMDSTLRLKSVWALRNLMFLADRKDKECVLMELTVSNLASLICDSEHPIQEQALTLVSNLIDGCGDTFEHAFAEDSAIINALTRILHSASSPGVCMQACNQEAESTNTLVQVLHLFAMHSLRDLIRTFYRCIEMLPIKGMFLLANIAAGNEFHKEVVLNCLVPPQPNGNNPSFIIKFLQSKENLLRVASVWCIVNLTYRDGLCSSTRVARLRDAGIISQIKTMVNDPCLDCKLRVRMALEQCMDFENSEHVH; encoded by the exons ATGCCAGCGTCGGCGACGGCAAACCGGCCGGAGGAGCTGGTGGAGCGCCTCGGCGTGGGCGGCGCCGCCGCGGAGGGGGAGGCCCTGCTGAAGGCGCTGAGGGAGGTGAAGAACCAGATCATCGGAAACAAGACCAAGAAGCTCCTCTACCTCCACCTCGGCGCCGTCCCCAGGATCGTCTCCGTCCTTGCTTCCGCCGAGGGCGGCGGCGATGCCGCACTAATTGTCCAGGCGGCCGCCGCGATAGGCAGCTTTGCGTGTGGAGTGGAGGATGGAGTTCGGGCGGTTCTTGACGCCGATGCCGTTCCCCAACTCACCCGTATATTGTCCTACCCTGATGAGAAG GTTGTGGATGCAGGAGCACGGTCACTTAGAATGATATTCCAGTCAAAGTTGACACCAAAATATGATGTACTTCAAGAGAAAAACATGAAATTTCTTCTATCACTTTTATACAGAGAGAATGAAAATGTGACTGAACTTGCAGCAAGTATTATAGCACACTCTTGTGAAAGACATGAAGAGCAGAAGGCACTCTGCGATGCTGGTGTTTTGCAGAGGCTTGTTAAATTACTTGGGGGACCTCTAAATCAAAGGGATGCTTGTTTAGAATCTATAGAAGCAATTGTCAGGAATAACTCTGAAGTTGCTCAAAAATTTGCATGTATCGACAACGGGAAAGCTTTGAGTTCTTTGATTGAGTTAATACAGGACAGGTATCCTAGGACAAGATTGCTTGCCTGTATATGCTTGATTGCTATCAGGCATGCTTCTCCTTGTTAtgtgcaagagatgcaaatcaAAACTAAACTAATACTAATATTAATCGAGCTCCTTGAAGAACCTGGTAAAGCAGGGGATGAGGCTCCATTTGCATTGACAAATCTAATAATGGATGAGGAGGAGTTACATAAGCAGGCCATTTCTATTAATGCAGTTGAGAAGCTCTGCAATTTCTTTTATAAGGGTCCAATAGAGGCTAGGCGTCTCCAGGGAATATTGCTTGCACTAGCTGAGCTTTGCTCAAAATtggaaaagtgtagatctcaGCTTATATCTCTGCAG GTGTTAAACTTTATTGTCGATGCACTAAAGCATGATTGCACTGATGTTCGTACTGCAGCATGCAGCTGTATAAGGAACATTTCACGATCACTGAAG AATCTGAGTGCAGGCCATCTTTCCAGTGAAACTGTTGTTGTTCCTTTGGTCCAGCTTTTGCACGACGAATCTAGTTCTGTACAG GTTGCTGCGCTTGGTGCTATCTGCAATGTGGCTGTCAACTTTGCAACTCGAAAGTCTGTTTTTATTCAATGTGGAGGTGTTTCACAGCTTGTTCAACTAGCCAAGTCCATGGATTCAACACTCAGACTGAAATCTGTATGGGCTCTGAGGAACCTGATGTTCCTTGCAGACAGAAAAGATAAAGAATGTGTTCTTATGGAGCTAACAGTATCCAATCTGGCTAGCCTAATATGTG ATTCTGAACATCCTATTCAAGAGCAGGCCTTGACGCTGGTTAGCAATCTCATTGATGGATGTGGAGACACTTTTGAGCATGCTTTTGCAGAAGATAGTGCCATTATAAATGCTCTCACTAGAATATTACATAGTGCTTCCTCTCCAGGAGTATGCATGCAG GCTTGCAACCAAGAAGCAGAATCTACTAATACTTTAGTACAGGTCTTGCACCTGTTTGCAATGCATAGCCTCAGAGATCTGATCAGAACTTTTTATAGGTGCATAGAAATGCTACCAATAAAA GGAATGTTTTTGCTTGCTAATATTGCGGCTGGGAATGAGTTTCATAAGGAGGTGGTGTTGAATTGTCTTGTTCCACCGCAACCAAATGGGAACAACCCCTCGTTCATTATTAAGTTTTTGCAGAGCAAGGAAAATTTACTAAGAGTGGCTTCTGTGTGGTGCATAGTTAACCTAACCTATCGAGATGGTTTATGCTCATCTACTAGGGTTGCAAGACTCCGAGATGCTGGGATAATATCTCAAATAAAAACTATGGTCAATGATCCCTGCTTGGATTGCAAG CTTCGAGTCAGAATGGCTCTTGAGCAGTGTATGGATTTTGAGAACAGTGAGCACGTCCATTAA